One genomic region from Salvia hispanica cultivar TCC Black 2014 chromosome 2, UniMelb_Shisp_WGS_1.0, whole genome shotgun sequence encodes:
- the LOC125207407 gene encoding aldehyde dehydrogenase family 7 member B4-like, which yields MSFAKREYEFLKEIGLGPRNSGCYVNGAWQGHGPVVSSVNPADNQPIAEVSEASIGDYEDGMEACADATKIWMQIPAPKRGEIVRQIGDALRTKLHHLGRLVSLEMGKILAEGIGEVQEIIDMCDFAVGLSRQLNGSVIPSERPNHMMLEMWNPLGIVGVITAFNFPCAVLGWNACIALVCGNSVVWKGAPTTPLITIAMTKIIAGVFEKNNLPGAIFTAFCGGAEIGQAIAKDPRVPLVSFTGSSKVGLMVQQTVNQRYGKCLLELSGNNAIIVMDDADIELAVRSILFAAVGTAGQRCTTCRRLLLHESVYQKVLDRLCDVYKQVKVGNPLEKGTLLGPLHTPVSRENFVKGIEKIKSQGGKILVGGSIIESEGNFVQPTIVEISSSADVVKEELFAPVLHVMKFQTLKEAIEINNSVPQGLSSSIFTRRPEIIFKWIGPQGSDCGIVNVNIPTNGAEIGGAFGGEKATGGGREAGSDSWKQYMRRSTCTINYGSELPLAQGINFG from the exons ATGAGCTTCGCGAAGAGGGAGTACGAGTTCCTGAAGGAAATCGGGCTCGGGCCGAGGAATTCGGGCTGCTATGTCAATGGGGCTTGGCAAGGGCACGGGCCAGTTGTTTCTTCTGTGAATCCTGCTGATAATCAg CCGATTGCTGAAGTTTCGGAAGCATCGATTGGAGACTATGAGGATGGAATGGAAGCATGTGCTGATGCTACAAAGATATGGATGCAG ATTCCAGCACCAAAGAGAGGTGAAATCGTGAGGCAAATTGGTGATGCGTTGAGAACCAAACTACATCATCTTGGCCGGCTTGTATCCCTTGAAATGGGGAAAATTCTTGCTGAAGGAATAGGGGAAGTTCAG GAAATAATTGACATGTGTGACTTTGCTGTGGGATTAAGCCGTCAGCTGAATGGATCTGTTATACCTTCCGAAC GACCTAATCACATGATGTTGGAG ATGTGGAATCCCTTAGGGATAGTTGGTGTTATTACAGCCTTCAACTTCCCTTGCGCTGTTCTTG GATGGAACGCGTGCATAGCTCTAGTTTGTGGAAATTCTGTTGTGTG gAAAGGTGCTCCAACCACACCTCTCATTACCATAGCTATGACGAAGATAATCGCTGGAGTATTCGAGAAAAACAATTTACCTGGAGCAATTTTCACAGCATTCTGCGGAGGTGCTGAAATCGGTCAAGCTATAGCAAAAGATCCGCGTGTTCCCCTAGTTTCATTCACTGGGAGTTCAAAG GTGGGTCTAATGGTCCAACAAACAGTGAATCAAAGATATGGCAAGTGCCTGCTCGAACTAAGTGGAAATAATGCCATCATTGTCATGGATGATGCTGACATTGAACTCGCTGTTCGCTCTATTCTGTTTGCTGCTGTTGGTACTGCTGGTCAGCGATGCACAACTTGCCGTAGATTG CTTCTTCACGAAAGCGTTTATCAGAAAGTACTTGACCGGTTATGTGATGTCTACAAGCAAGTCAAAGTCGGAAATCCGTTAGAGAAAGGTACCTTACTTGGACCGTTGCACACTCCTGTTTCGAGGGAAAATTTTGTGAAGGGAATCGAGAAAATCAAATCTCAG GGAGGAAAGATTCTCGTTGGTGGCAGCATTATAGAGTCTGAAGGAAACTTCGTGCAGCCCACAATAGTCGAAATATCCTCTAGTGCTGACGTTGTTAAGGAAGAGTTGTTCGCTCCCGTTCTCCATGTGATGAAGTTTCAG acGTTGAAGGAAGCGATTGAAATAAACAATTCCGTGCCTCAAGGTCTAAGTAGTTCCATCTTCACTCGTAGACCTGAAATCATATTCAAATGGATCGG CCCACAAGGTAGTGACTGTGGTATCGTAAATGTAAACATTCCAACAAACGGTGCTGAAATTGGAGGCGCATTTGGTGGCGAGAAGGCAACTGGGGGCGGCCGTGAAGCTGGGAGCGATTCTTGGAAACAATACATGAGGCGCTCGACTTG CACCATCAACTACGGAAGCGAGCTGCCTCTGGCTCAAGGGATCAACTTCGGTTAG
- the LOC125207408 gene encoding uncharacterized protein LOC125207408 — protein MSTSIINDSMVMAVNGPLSTISGQAEVEFATCACCGLTEECTLPYIETIRERYGGKWICGLCAEAVKDEIVRCRKLISPDEAVARHISFCSKFRAGGPPEDPTAHLIRAMGRLMRKGLESPKSAPCSPSINKLESINKLELEGVGVFTRSESCMPSLALVDASVYRGLDEGCE, from the exons ATGTCTACGAGTATAATCAACGATTCAATGGTGATGGCTGTAAACGGGCCCTTGAGCACTATTTCGGGCCAGGCCGAGGTGGAATTCGCTACGTGCGCCTGCTGCGGGCTTACGGAGGAATGCACTCTTCCTTACATCGAGACTATTCGCGAAag ATATGGCGGGAAGTGGATTTGCGGGCTCTGCGCGGAGGCGGTGAAGGACGAGATCGTGAGGTGTCGGAAGCTGATAAGCCCGGACGAGGCCGTGGCCCGGCACATCAGCTTCTGCAGCAAGTTTCGGGCCGGCGGGCCCCCGGAGGACCCGACGGCCCACCTGATTCGGGCCATGGGGAGGCTCATGAGGAAGGGGCTGGAGAGCCCGAAGTCGGCGCCGTGCAGCCCGAGTATTAATAAGCTCGAGAGTATTAATAAGCTCGAGCTAGAGGGCGTTGGCGTGTTTACTCGGTCGGAGAGTTGTATGCCGAGTTTAGCCCTGGTGGATGCCTCGGTGTATCGCGGGTTGGATGAGGGTTGCGAATGA